GTGAAGTGTTTCTCGATTTGGATCGATGGAAGGTCGTACTTCAATTTCCCCGTTTCCCATGTCCTTTACAACAATACTATCACCAGAAACCAAATATAAACTTGACAGGAAGTTGCTATGAATCATTCGGCCCGAATAATAAGTTCCACTAAGATTTTGGGTATGGAAATTTGGCACAGTAACCGTTGCTTGATGAGAAAACTGGGCAGAAAGCTTATCTACAATTTCAGTTCGCAATGTTGAAAGAGAAGGGTGACATAATAACAATAATAAATTAACATTAACAAACTTAAAAAACATAGGAATAAGTATGAATTACAAAAGGAGCTAAAAAAATTTAAACTAAAACAAAACGAAATGATTTTAAGTAATAAGTCCTTTAAGAAAATTAATGATGATATGATTTTTCAAAACTCTCTTGGAAATTATTTAACTCCATCAACAGTACGAAGAAAGTATTGAGAAGTATTGCAAGGCAGCTGGCGTGGATTATATAGGAGCTTACTGTTTCAGACATACACACGCTGTTTTGCTTTTAGAATCTGGCGCAAGTATTAAATTAAATTTCAAATTTAGAGATAGTGAAAAAATAGAAGGAGACGAAATAAAAAAGTTCGCCTCCTACACTGATAACATCTGAAAATCGGCACATTTTCGGTACGGCCAATTTTCATTGTTTAACTAAAACCCTTATATATTAGGCATTTCAGGGGTATTACCCGATACTACCTTCCATCTCGAACTTGATAAGACGGTTCATTTCTACTGCGTATTCCATTGGAAGTTCTTTTGTGAATGGCTCGATGAAGCCCATTACAATCATTTCTGTTGCTTCTTCTTCAGAGATTCCGCGAGACATTAAATAGAATAATTGTTCCTCTGACACTTTTGAAACTTTTGCTTCATGCTCTAATGAAACATTATCATTTAAGATTTCGTTGTATGGAATTGTATCTGAAGTTGATTGGTTATCCATAATTAACGTATCACATTCGATGTTTGCACGTGCACCGCTTGCTTTAGGACCGAAACGAACTTGTCCCATATACGTTACTTTCCCACCTTGTTTAGCAATTGATTTAGAGACGATTGTTGAAGATGTGTTTGGTGCCATATGAATCATTTTCGCACCTGCATGTTGGTGTTGTCCTTTACCTGCTAATGCGATGGATAATGTCATACCACGAGCACCTTCACCTTTTAGGATACATGCTGGGTATTTCATCGTTAATTTAGAACCAATGTTTCCATCAATCCATTCCATTGTACCGTTTTCTTCAACAACTGTACGTTTCGTTACAAGATTGTATACGTTGTTCGCCCAGTTTTGAATTGTTGTATAACGGCAATAAGCATCTTTGCGTACAATAATTTCTACAACTGCTGAGTGTAGAGAGTTTGTTGTATAAACAGGAGCTGTACATCCTTCTACGTAGTGTACGTGTGCACCTTCGTCCACAATAATTAATGTACGTTCGAATTGACCCATATTTTCAGAGTTAATACGGAAATAAGCTTGTAAAGGTGTTTCAACCTTCACACCTGGTGGTACATAGATAAATGATCCACCTGACCAAACAGCTGAGTTTAGTGCAGCGAATTTGTTGTCTGTATAAGGAATTACTTTACCCCAGTATTGTTTGAAAATATCTTCGTTTTCGCGTAAAGCAGAATCTGTATCTTTAAACACAATACCAAGATCTTCAAGGTCTTTTTTCATGTTGTGGTAAACGACCTCAGACTCATACTGCGCAGATACACCTGCAAGATATTTTTGTTCTGCCTCTGGAATCCCTAATTTATCAAAAGTAGCTTTGATTTCATCAGGTACTTCATCCCATGAACGTTGTGTGGCCTCTGATGGTTTTACATAATACGTAATTTCATCAAAATCTAAGTCACCTAGATCGCCACCCCATTGTGGCATTGGTTTTGTATAGAAAGTTTCAAGAGCTTTTAAGCGGTATTCAAGCATCCATTCTGGCTCTTCTTTCATATTAGAAATTTCACGGACGATTTCTTCAGTTAAACCACGTTTTGAACGGAAAATTGATACGTCCTTGTCATGGAAACCGTATTTGTAATCGCCGATATCAGGCATTTTTTTAGCCATCGTTTCTCCTCCGTTCATGCTATTGTATCTAGTCGTTAAATCCTTTCTAGCTGAGTGAAGACACCTGTAGTGCCTTCGCTCATCTGAAAGAAACTATTTATTGCTTTACGCCTTTTTCCATTGCTTTCCAAGCCAATGTCGCACATTTGATACGTGCTGGGAATTGAGCTACACCTTGTAGTGCTTCAACATCCTCTAGGTCATATTTGTCGCTATATTCTTCACCCATCATCATCTTCGAGAAAATTTCAGCAAGCTCTAATGCTTCCTCTACCTTTTTCCCTTTAATGAGCTGTGTCATCATAGACGCAGAAGACATCGAAATGGAACAGCCCTCACCATCAAATTTCGCATCCTCCACAATACCATCAGTCACCTTTAATGTTAAGTGAATACGATCGCCACAAGTCGGATTGTTCATATCAATTGTTACAGCATCATTTTCTATCGATCCTTTATTACGAGGATTTTTATAATGATCCATTATGACTGAACGATATAATTGATCTAAATTATTAAAAGACATCGCCAAAATACTCCTTCGCAGAACGTAACCCTGCAACTAAGCGGTCAATATCCTCCTCTGTATTGTACAGATAGAAGCTTGCTCGCGCTGTCGCTACTTGCTGAAGACATTTCATTAGTGGCTGTGCACAATGATGACCTGCACGAACAGCAATACCATTCATATCGAGCACCGTTGCCACATCATGTGGATGTACATCGTCTAAGTTAAATGTCACTAGTCCACATCGCTTCATTGGATCACGTGGGCCGAAAATTTTAAGTCCGTCAATTGTTTCAAGCTGATCCATTGCGTAGCCTACAAGCTTATGCTCATGCTCTGCAATTGTATCAAGCCCGATCTCAGTTAAGAAATCAATAGCGGCACCTAACCCTATTGCACCTGCAATAATAGGCGTTCCACCTTCAAATTTCCACGGTAATTCCTTCCACGTTGACTCATAAAGTCCAACAAAGTCGATCATTTCACCACCAAATTCAATTGGCTCCATCTTTTCTAGGTGTTCCTTTTTACCATATAGTACACCTATTCCAGTTGGTCCGCACATTTTATGCCCCGAAAAACCTAAGAAATCTACATCCAAATTTTGCACATCAATCTTCATATGTGGAGCTGCTTGTGCACCATCAGCTACCATAACTGCACCGTTAGCATGTGCAATTTGAGCAATTTCTTTAATTGGATTAATCGTACCGAGCACATTTGATGCCATTGAAACCGAAACAATTTTTGTTTTAGGTGTTATCGTTGCACATACTTTGTCTAAGCTTAGTGTGCCATCCGCTTCAAGCTCAATGTATTTCAAAATTGCTTTTTTCTCTTTTGCTAGTTGCTGCCAAGGAATAATATTTGAATGATGTTCCATATGGGTAATAACAATTTCATCACCCTCACCAACGTTGGCACGACCATAGCTTGCTGCTACTGTATTTAAAGCCGTTGTTGTTCCACGCATAAAAATAATTTCTTGTGTGGATTGAGCATTGATAAACTTACGAACCTTCTCCCGTGCGCCTTCATATTTGTCAGTAGCACGATTTCCTAATGTATGCACACCACGGTGAACATTGGAATTATCAAGTTCATAATAATTCTTCATCGCTTCAATTACTTGAATTGGTTTTTGAGAAGTTGCTGCACTATCAAGGTAAACCAGCTTATGACCATTAACTTCCTGATCTAAAATTGGGAAATAGCTTTTAATGTCTTTATTCATCATTAGCGAACTTTCCTTTCAATAACCTCCGTCAGTTGCTTTTGAACGCCTTCAATAGGTAATTGCTTAACAACTGGCGCAAGGAATCCATGGATAACAAGGCGCTCTGCTTCCGCTTTCGAGATACCACGACTCATTAAATAATAAAGTTGTAATGGATCTACTCGACCAACAGATGCTGCGTGTCCTGCTGTTACATCATCTTCATCAATTAATAAAATAGGATTTGCATCCCCACGAGCCTTTTCGGACAGCATTAAAACACGCGATTCTTGCTGTGCATCTGCTTTTGTTGCACCATGCTCAATATAACCAATACCGTTAAAGACTGATTGAGCTGCGTCCTTCATAACACCATGCTTTAAGATATGCCCGTTAGAGTTTTTACCCCAGTGACGAACCTCAGTAGTGAAGTTAAGTTTTTGTTCTCCACGACCAACAACTACTGTTTTTGTATCAGCATGGGAACCGTCACCAACTAAATGTGTAATGTTTTCAGAGATTGTATCTGAATCATTCATTAAACCAAGAGCCCAATCCACTTTTGCATCGCGTGCTAAACGTGCACGGCGGTTTACATACGTAGTATAGCCCTTTGCAAGTACATCTACTGCACCATATGTAACTTGTGCATTATCTTGGACTACTACTTCTGCAATAATATTCGCTTGACCTTTTGCTTCTTCAATAGTTGAAATATAAGTTTCAACATATGTTACAGCTGAATTTGCTTCCGCTACTACTAAAACGTGGTTGTATAGTGAAGCTTCTGCATTATCATTTAAAAATACAACTTGAAGAGGTTGTTCGATGATTACGTTTTTTGGTACATAGACAAACACTCCACCATTTACAAGTGCTGCATGAAGCGCTGTTAATTTATGCTCATCCACTTTTACTGCTTCTGTCATGAAATATTTTTGAACAAGTTCGCCATGCTCACGAACAGCTGTTAACATATCTGTAAAAATAACACCTTTATCAGATAATTCTTGTGATGTTTTAATATATGCTGGCGTATTATTTCGTTGAATATAAAGATTTTCCTGAGCTTCGAGATCAATTAAGCCTTTCGCTTCTTCCGGTAGTGCATCAAGTGTAGTAAATTCTTCACTGACAACTGAATGAGCCGGAAAATTCACAAAATCCCATTTTGTAATATTCGTTCTATCTGGTTTTGGCAAATCTAAACCAGTTACTTTGTCTAGTGCTGCCGTACGAAGCTCTGTAAACCAAGTTGGTTCTCCATTTGCTTCTGAGAACGAGCGCACGTCCTGTACTGTTACAGGCAAGTTAAGTTCCACTGTCATGCTAGTTCGTCCTCCCTCTTATGCTTCTTGTTCTTCTGTTTCTTCTTCGATACCTAATTCTTTTTTAATCCAGTCATAACCTTCTGCTTCTAAACGTTGCGCAAGCTCTGCACCACCTGATTTCACAACACGTCCTTGCATCATTACGTGTACATGGTCTGGTGTAATGTAGTTAAGTAGACGTTGATAGTGCGTAATCATTAAGCAGCCAAAGCCTTCTCCACGCATTGCATTGATACCTTTTGATACTACTTTAAGCGCATCAATATCAAGACCAGAGTCAATTTCGTCTAAAATTGCAAATGTTGGTTTAATCATCATTAATTGAAGAATTTCATTACGTTTTTTCTCACCGCCAGAGAAACCTTCATTTAAATAACGTTGAGCCATATCTTCATTCATTTCAAGGAATTCCATGTTTTTATCTAATTCACGAATAAATTTCATTAATGAAATTTCATCGCCTTCTTCACGACGGGCATTAATAGCTGAACGTAAGAAATCAGCATTTGTTACACCTGCAATTTCAGAAGGGTATTGCATAGCTAGGAATAAACCAGCTTGAGCACGCTCGTCTACTTCCATTTCAAGTACGTCTTCTCCATCAAGCTCAACAGTACCTGAAGTTACTTCATATTTCGGATGCCCCATGATAGCAGAAGCTAGTGTCGATTTACCAGTTCCGTTAGGTCCCATGATTGCGTGAATTTCATTTGTATTGATTGTAAGGTTTACACCTTTTAAAATCTCTTTCCCGTCGATTGCAACGTGAAGATCTTTAATAACTAAAGTTGACATGAAAATACCTCCATAGTGTGTTCAGTGAATGGGGAACCATTCCTTAATTATCATCATTCTAATCTTAACTGAAAATCGTTCTCTATGCAAACCATTTCAATTTCTTTCTCTCTTCTCAGTTAAATTCCTTAAAAATAAGGATTTTGTAAGCATTTTCAGATTATTGCTAACCGTTATTGACAATGAGAATCGACTTTCTTCATTTTCAATGAATTAACTCTAATTGAGAATTAATTTCATCTAGCAACATAGTGAAAACCCCGCAGAAAGCGTTAATTGTAGCGGTTTTGTGACAAATTTGCATAAACAACAATATCTATACTATAACCTTTTTCTTTAGAATGGAATCAAATAAGGGAAACAAATAACTAGAGAGTTATTCAACAAAATATCGAATATCCCACCAAATCAATCGGTTCTATACCTTTAACCATACCTTCTGCAACGGCCCACCTAAAATTTCCCTGTTATCAGAAAGGGTTACCATTGCCCTTCAGTAGTGATTCCTCAATTTTTGTAATAACAGAGGATTTTTTAAGCCCCTGTTAATTTATAATCATTTTTCATCTTAAATAGTATATAATTAGAGTATAATCAATCTTATTTTTCGATTAATAGAGGTGAAATTTATTGGAGTTACGTCAATTACGTTATTTTGTTGAAGTTGCTGAGCGCGAGCACATCTCAGAGGCTGCAGAGTATCTTCATGTTGCTCAATCTGCAATTAGCCGCCAAATTGCCAATTTAGAAGATGAATTAGGGACACCCCTATTTGAACGTGTGGGACGAAACGTCAAATTAACACCAATTGGAAAGATATTTCTAGAGCATACAATTACCGCTTTAAAAGCAATAGATTT
This genomic stretch from Lysinibacillus pakistanensis harbors:
- the sufB gene encoding Fe-S cluster assembly protein SufB; its protein translation is MAKKMPDIGDYKYGFHDKDVSIFRSKRGLTEEIVREISNMKEEPEWMLEYRLKALETFYTKPMPQWGGDLGDLDFDEITYYVKPSEATQRSWDEVPDEIKATFDKLGIPEAEQKYLAGVSAQYESEVVYHNMKKDLEDLGIVFKDTDSALRENEDIFKQYWGKVIPYTDNKFAALNSAVWSGGSFIYVPPGVKVETPLQAYFRINSENMGQFERTLIIVDEGAHVHYVEGCTAPVYTTNSLHSAVVEIIVRKDAYCRYTTIQNWANNVYNLVTKRTVVEENGTMEWIDGNIGSKLTMKYPACILKGEGARGMTLSIALAGKGQHQHAGAKMIHMAPNTSSTIVSKSIAKQGGKVTYMGQVRFGPKASGARANIECDTLIMDNQSTSDTIPYNEILNDNVSLEHEAKVSKVSEEQLFYLMSRGISEEEATEMIVMGFIEPFTKELPMEYAVEMNRLIKFEMEGSIG
- the sufC gene encoding Fe-S cluster assembly ATPase SufC, with the protein product MSTLVIKDLHVAIDGKEILKGVNLTINTNEIHAIMGPNGTGKSTLASAIMGHPKYEVTSGTVELDGEDVLEMEVDERAQAGLFLAMQYPSEIAGVTNADFLRSAINARREEGDEISLMKFIRELDKNMEFLEMNEDMAQRYLNEGFSGGEKKRNEILQLMMIKPTFAILDEIDSGLDIDALKVVSKGINAMRGEGFGCLMITHYQRLLNYITPDHVHVMMQGRVVKSGGAELAQRLEAEGYDWIKKELGIEEETEEQEA
- the sufU gene encoding Fe-S cluster assembly sulfur transfer protein SufU — its product is MSFNNLDQLYRSVIMDHYKNPRNKGSIENDAVTIDMNNPTCGDRIHLTLKVTDGIVEDAKFDGEGCSISMSSASMMTQLIKGKKVEEALELAEIFSKMMMGEEYSDKYDLEDVEALQGVAQFPARIKCATLAWKAMEKGVKQ
- a CDS encoding cysteine desulfurase; amino-acid sequence: MMNKDIKSYFPILDQEVNGHKLVYLDSAATSQKPIQVIEAMKNYYELDNSNVHRGVHTLGNRATDKYEGAREKVRKFINAQSTQEIIFMRGTTTALNTVAASYGRANVGEGDEIVITHMEHHSNIIPWQQLAKEKKAILKYIELEADGTLSLDKVCATITPKTKIVSVSMASNVLGTINPIKEIAQIAHANGAVMVADGAQAAPHMKIDVQNLDVDFLGFSGHKMCGPTGIGVLYGKKEHLEKMEPIEFGGEMIDFVGLYESTWKELPWKFEGGTPIIAGAIGLGAAIDFLTEIGLDTIAEHEHKLVGYAMDQLETIDGLKIFGPRDPMKRCGLVTFNLDDVHPHDVATVLDMNGIAVRAGHHCAQPLMKCLQQVATARASFYLYNTEEDIDRLVAGLRSAKEYFGDVF
- the sufD gene encoding Fe-S cluster assembly protein SufD, whose protein sequence is MTVELNLPVTVQDVRSFSEANGEPTWFTELRTAALDKVTGLDLPKPDRTNITKWDFVNFPAHSVVSEEFTTLDALPEEAKGLIDLEAQENLYIQRNNTPAYIKTSQELSDKGVIFTDMLTAVREHGELVQKYFMTEAVKVDEHKLTALHAALVNGGVFVYVPKNVIIEQPLQVVFLNDNAEASLYNHVLVVAEANSAVTYVETYISTIEEAKGQANIIAEVVVQDNAQVTYGAVDVLAKGYTTYVNRRARLARDAKVDWALGLMNDSDTISENITHLVGDGSHADTKTVVVGRGEQKLNFTTEVRHWGKNSNGHILKHGVMKDAAQSVFNGIGYIEHGATKADAQQESRVLMLSEKARGDANPILLIDEDDVTAGHAASVGRVDPLQLYYLMSRGISKAEAERLVIHGFLAPVVKQLPIEGVQKQLTEVIERKVR